In the genome of Phycisphaerales bacterium, one region contains:
- a CDS encoding CoA-binding protein: MLRTVAIVGASADRTKYGNKSVRAHRAEGWEVYPINPHTTEIEGLRAYPSLSSLPGPVGRVSLYLPPVLGRSILPEIAALRPAEFFVNPGAESDELLAEARRLGLEPILACSIVSLGRTPDDVDA, encoded by the coding sequence ATGTTGCGCACCGTCGCCATCGTCGGCGCATCGGCCGATCGCACCAAGTACGGTAACAAGTCGGTCCGCGCACACCGCGCTGAGGGTTGGGAGGTTTACCCGATCAACCCACATACCACGGAGATCGAAGGCCTGCGCGCCTACCCGTCCCTGTCATCCCTGCCGGGACCGGTGGGCCGCGTGTCACTTTACCTGCCGCCGGTGCTGGGCCGCTCCATCCTGCCGGAAATCGCCGCCCTGCGCCCCGCCGAGTTCTTCGTGAATCCCGGCGCCGAGAGCGACGAACTGCTGGCCGAAGCGCGACGGCTGGGACTTGAACCGATCCTCGCTTGCAGCATCGTGAGTCTTGGCCGCACGCCGGATGACGTCGACGCCTGA
- a CDS encoding aldehyde dehydrogenase family protein: MSDSLRKLGLESVNPGGFDGTWLGSGPNLEVTSPIDGSVIGAVTQVTEDEYDRIVARAHAAFLKWRVLPAPRRGEIVRQLGNRLREVKHDLGALVTLEMGKILAEGEGEVQEMIDICDFATGLSRQLYGLTMHSERHQHRMYEQWHPLGVVGVISAFNFPVAVWSWNAAIAAVCGDATLWKPSSHTPLTAIACTKIAQRVCEDNNVDPAIFSLVIGKGSTVGDKLLHDRRIPLISATGSCQMGYRVGEVVGRRLGRTILELGGNNAIIVTPHADLNLALRAILFGAVGTAGQRCTSTRRIIVHESLREELIRRLVGAYETLTIGDPRKADTLMGPLVTKAAVQELQTAIQRVQAEGGRILYGGEPLTGSAYPGGHYVRPCLAAARNEFSIVQDETFAPILYIIGYGGNSKPRDVATIEREIDEAIALQNGVPQGLSSSIFSQHVIETERFLSAAGSDCGIANVNIGTSGAEIGGAFGGEKETGGGRESGSDSWKVYMRRQTNTINWGSELPLAQGLKFGD; the protein is encoded by the coding sequence ATGAGCGACTCGCTTCGGAAGCTGGGCCTTGAAAGTGTGAATCCGGGCGGCTTCGACGGTACCTGGCTGGGCTCCGGGCCCAATCTGGAAGTCACCAGCCCCATCGACGGCAGCGTCATCGGTGCCGTGACCCAGGTCACCGAGGACGAATACGACCGCATCGTCGCCCGGGCGCACGCGGCGTTCCTGAAATGGCGTGTACTGCCGGCGCCACGGCGCGGGGAAATCGTGCGGCAACTCGGGAATCGGCTGCGCGAGGTCAAGCATGATCTCGGCGCGCTGGTCACCCTCGAGATGGGCAAGATCCTCGCCGAGGGTGAGGGTGAAGTGCAGGAGATGATCGACATCTGTGACTTCGCCACCGGCCTCAGCCGCCAGCTCTACGGTCTGACAATGCACTCCGAGCGGCACCAGCACCGCATGTACGAGCAGTGGCACCCGCTCGGCGTGGTCGGCGTGATCTCCGCGTTCAACTTCCCCGTCGCGGTATGGAGCTGGAACGCAGCCATTGCGGCCGTGTGCGGCGATGCGACTCTCTGGAAGCCGTCGAGCCATACTCCGCTGACAGCCATTGCTTGTACGAAGATCGCCCAGCGCGTGTGTGAGGACAACAACGTCGATCCAGCGATCTTCTCCCTGGTGATCGGCAAAGGTTCCACGGTCGGTGACAAGCTGCTGCACGATCGTCGCATTCCGCTCATTTCCGCGACCGGTTCCTGCCAGATGGGTTACCGCGTCGGCGAGGTGGTCGGCCGCCGACTCGGCCGGACCATTCTTGAACTTGGCGGCAACAACGCGATCATCGTGACGCCGCACGCCGACCTGAACCTGGCGTTGCGCGCAATCCTGTTCGGCGCCGTGGGTACTGCGGGACAGCGCTGCACCAGCACACGCCGCATCATCGTGCACGAGAGTCTGCGGGAGGAGCTCATCCGCCGATTGGTCGGGGCCTATGAAACCCTCACGATCGGCGACCCGCGTAAAGCGGACACGCTCATGGGACCGCTGGTGACGAAGGCCGCGGTGCAGGAATTGCAGACCGCCATCCAGCGAGTTCAGGCCGAGGGCGGCCGAATTCTCTACGGAGGCGAACCCCTCACAGGGTCTGCCTATCCCGGCGGGCACTACGTGCGTCCGTGTCTCGCGGCCGCACGGAACGAATTCTCGATTGTGCAGGATGAGACTTTCGCCCCGATCCTCTACATCATCGGCTACGGTGGAAACTCGAAGCCGCGCGACGTGGCCACGATCGAGCGCGAAATCGACGAGGCCATCGCGCTGCAGAACGGTGTGCCGCAGGGGTTGTCGAGCTCCATCTTCTCACAGCACGTGATCGAGACGGAGCGGTTCCTGAGTGCGGCAGGCAGTGACTGCGGCATCGCCAATGTGAATATCGGGACGAGCGGGGCGGAGATCGGCGGCGCCTTTGGTGGTGAGAAGGAGACCGGTGGCGGGCGCGAAAGCGGCTCAGACTCCTGGAAGGTTTACATGCGGCGGCAGACCAATACGATCAACTGGGGCAGCGAGCTCCCGCTGGCGCAGGGGTTGAAGTTCGGAGATTGA
- the pheA gene encoding chorismate mutase translates to MAESGNNPVEPQLSLAECRRRIDALDDELVRLISERGRVAAQIGRIKSADGSPIYAPDRESEILATLARKNPGPFPDRVLAAIYRELMSGSFLLERPLRIAYLGPRGSYSHIAASGKFGASVEYVPLTDIAVIFDEVEREHADFGVVPVENSIAGGIDETLASFGETRVRICAEILRKIHHNLLGRHPLEQIERLYSKPEVFDQCKCWLLETGLLEKCVPVASSSRAAELAAKEEGAAAVGSRLAAELYGLPILLENIEDDPNNITRFFVLGRSQPRATGNDKTALMFATAHEAGALVEVLDIFRRESVNLAMITSRPSRRRNWEYYFFVDAEGHASEPPLQRVIAAARGRCPVFTVLGSFPRSGEAF, encoded by the coding sequence ATGGCTGAGAGCGGCAATAACCCGGTCGAACCGCAGCTTTCGCTGGCCGAGTGCCGGCGTCGCATAGATGCACTTGACGACGAGCTCGTCCGGCTGATCAGCGAGCGCGGGCGCGTGGCCGCCCAGATCGGGCGCATCAAGTCCGCGGACGGTTCACCGATCTACGCGCCGGACCGCGAAAGCGAAATTCTGGCGACTCTGGCCCGCAAGAACCCCGGGCCCTTTCCCGACCGGGTGCTCGCCGCCATCTACCGCGAACTGATGAGTGGTTCGTTCCTGCTCGAGCGCCCGCTGCGCATCGCGTATCTCGGGCCACGCGGGAGCTATTCGCACATTGCCGCCAGCGGGAAGTTCGGAGCGTCGGTCGAGTACGTCCCCCTCACGGACATCGCGGTGATCTTCGACGAGGTGGAGCGCGAGCACGCCGACTTCGGCGTGGTTCCGGTGGAGAATTCCATCGCCGGCGGGATCGACGAGACGCTCGCCTCCTTTGGCGAGACGCGCGTCCGCATCTGTGCCGAAATCCTGCGCAAGATCCACCACAACCTGCTGGGACGCCACCCGCTTGAGCAGATCGAGCGGCTTTATTCCAAACCCGAAGTTTTTGACCAGTGCAAGTGCTGGCTGTTGGAAACCGGCCTGCTGGAGAAGTGTGTGCCCGTTGCCAGTTCGAGCCGAGCCGCCGAATTGGCCGCCAAGGAAGAAGGCGCTGCGGCCGTGGGCAGCCGCCTCGCGGCCGAGTTGTACGGCTTGCCGATCCTGCTCGAAAATATCGAGGATGACCCGAACAACATCACGCGATTCTTTGTACTGGGTCGCTCACAACCGCGCGCCACCGGCAACGACAAGACCGCGCTGATGTTCGCCACCGCCCACGAGGCCGGTGCCCTGGTGGAGGTACTGGACATCTTCCGGCGCGAGTCCGTGAACCTTGCGATGATCACTTCACGTCCGAGCCGGCGAAGGAACTGGGAGTACTATTTCTTCGTCGATGCGGAAGGGCACGCATCCGAACCGCCACTGCAACGGGTCATCGCTGCCGCCCGGGGGCGCTGCCCGGTGTTCACGGTACTCGGGTCGTTCCCGCGGTCCGGCGAGGCGTTCTAG
- a CDS encoding RidA family protein gives MKPSERLPQLGLTLPPVPAPVGAYVPAHRVGNLLYLSGQLPLVDGALHLTGKVGGQGRSLSDGQEAARLAALNAVAAAAGAAGSVDAITQVVKVVVYVNSAPGFTEQHKVANGASDLLAAVFGESGRHARAAVGVAELPLDAAVEIDVLFAVQP, from the coding sequence ATGAAACCCAGTGAGCGGCTGCCGCAGCTTGGTCTGACCCTGCCCCCGGTACCTGCCCCCGTGGGTGCCTACGTGCCGGCGCACCGCGTGGGCAACCTGCTCTACCTCAGCGGGCAACTGCCGCTTGTGGACGGCGCGTTGCACCTGACGGGCAAGGTCGGTGGCCAGGGTCGCTCCCTGTCTGACGGCCAGGAAGCCGCGCGTCTGGCCGCACTGAACGCTGTCGCAGCGGCGGCCGGCGCTGCTGGCAGCGTCGACGCCATCACACAGGTGGTGAAGGTGGTCGTGTACGTGAACTCCGCCCCCGGCTTCACTGAACAGCACAAGGTGGCCAACGGCGCAAGTGACCTGCTGGCTGCGGTGTTCGGCGAATCAGGCCGGCATGCCCGTGCGGCCGTGGGAGTGGCGGAGCTGCCGCTCGATGCCGCTGTCGAGATCGACGTTCTGTTCGCCGTGCAACCCTAG
- the trpS gene encoding tryptophan--tRNA ligase, which produces MRVLSGIQPSGTLHLGNFYGAMKQHIELQEQQECFFFIANLHSLTTVHDAARLRQLTLDVAVDYLTLGLDPQKVVFFRQSDIPEVCELTWLLATATGMGLLERAHSFKDKVAKGLTVNMGLFCYPLLMASDILIYRSNLVPVGRDQIQHIEMTQDMATHFHEAYGREVFTRPEARLNETPVVPGIDGQKMSKSYGNTIDLFGEPKEMRKRIMSIQTDSTPVSEPKDPDKCNVFALLRLLCDSHELADWETRYRAGGLGYGEAKKRLAELYEERFGARRAQRAAWLARPDDVEDILRAGARRARAVAQQVLSDALDAAGIVRMTTAQ; this is translated from the coding sequence ATGCGCGTGCTGTCCGGCATTCAGCCGTCGGGGACCCTGCACCTCGGCAATTTCTATGGCGCGATGAAGCAGCATATCGAGCTCCAGGAGCAGCAGGAGTGCTTCTTCTTCATCGCCAATCTGCACTCGCTGACGACCGTGCACGACGCCGCCCGCCTGCGCCAACTCACGCTCGACGTCGCGGTCGACTACCTCACCCTCGGCCTCGATCCCCAGAAGGTCGTCTTTTTCCGGCAAAGCGACATCCCCGAGGTCTGCGAACTCACCTGGCTGCTCGCCACCGCCACCGGCATGGGCCTGCTGGAACGCGCCCACTCCTTCAAGGACAAGGTTGCCAAGGGCCTCACCGTCAACATGGGTCTGTTCTGCTACCCCCTGTTGATGGCGTCCGACATCCTCATCTACCGCAGCAACCTGGTCCCCGTGGGGCGCGACCAGATCCAGCACATCGAGATGACGCAGGACATGGCCACCCATTTTCATGAGGCCTACGGCCGGGAGGTGTTCACCCGCCCCGAAGCGCGGCTGAATGAAACGCCGGTGGTCCCGGGCATCGACGGTCAAAAGATGAGCAAGAGCTACGGCAATACAATCGACCTGTTCGGCGAACCGAAGGAGATGCGAAAACGCATCATGTCGATTCAAACCGACAGCACCCCGGTATCCGAGCCCAAAGACCCCGACAAGTGCAATGTGTTTGCCCTGCTCCGTCTACTGTGCGATTCGCATGAATTGGCGGACTGGGAGACGCGTTACCGGGCCGGTGGGCTGGGCTACGGCGAGGCCAAGAAGCGTCTGGCGGAACTGTACGAAGAGCGTTTCGGCGCGCGGCGCGCTCAGCGCGCCGCATGGCTCGCTCGTCCTGACGATGTGGAGGACATCCTGCGGGCCGGGGCCCGGCGCGCTCGGGCCGTCGCGCAGCAGGTGCTCTCCGATGCGCTCGACGCCGCCGGCATTGTCCGGATGACCACCGCCCAATAG
- a CDS encoding ROK family protein, which translates to MTDPSAGLLGVDIGGTHVRVALVTAHGDLLARRTGSIPSEGDPEALTAHLRDLLAELRAEVTAQPELAGVALPGVWDPMTSIMRKAVNLPRLEGCQLRELFEDALDIPVRLEADANAAIWGQWRALDPRPSRLLYLSLGTGVGGSAILDGRIVRHTRNGPGHFGYLIVDTSPDAPAGRNNVPGCLSAIASGPALHLAATGETDPQALGDEELPAAVLERAARALSVAFLNLTHLYAPEMIMLGGGVVDHHPQLVSRAQALFRESRSGLIPPRVTITRAPLSTHTAGVIGAALLAYAAARGDLV; encoded by the coding sequence GTGACGGATCCATCGGCTGGACTGCTAGGTGTCGATATCGGCGGTACGCATGTGCGGGTGGCGCTGGTCACGGCGCACGGCGACCTGCTCGCACGGCGGACGGGCAGCATTCCCAGCGAAGGTGACCCCGAGGCACTCACTGCGCACCTCCGCGACCTGCTCGCCGAGTTGCGGGCGGAGGTCACAGCACAGCCGGAACTCGCTGGGGTGGCACTGCCCGGTGTATGGGATCCCATGACGAGCATCATGCGGAAGGCGGTGAACCTGCCGCGCCTCGAGGGCTGTCAACTCAGGGAGCTGTTCGAAGACGCACTCGACATACCCGTGCGACTCGAGGCCGACGCGAATGCCGCGATCTGGGGCCAGTGGCGGGCGCTCGACCCGCGCCCGAGCCGGTTGCTCTACCTCTCGCTGGGAACGGGTGTCGGTGGGAGTGCCATCCTCGACGGGCGCATCGTGCGGCACACGCGCAACGGTCCTGGCCACTTCGGATACCTGATCGTCGACACATCGCCGGATGCGCCCGCCGGGCGGAACAATGTACCTGGCTGCCTCTCGGCAATCGCGTCGGGGCCGGCGTTGCACCTGGCGGCGACCGGCGAAACCGACCCGCAGGCGCTCGGCGACGAGGAGCTGCCTGCTGCCGTGCTTGAGCGTGCCGCGCGGGCGCTGTCCGTGGCGTTTCTGAATCTGACGCACTTGTATGCGCCGGAGATGATCATGCTGGGCGGTGGCGTTGTCGACCACCATCCTCAACTCGTTTCCCGTGCCCAAGCCCTGTTTCGCGAATCGCGCAGCGGTCTGATCCCGCCGCGGGTTACAATCACGCGCGCTCCGCTGTCCACGCACACCGCCGGCGTCATCGGTGCGGCGCTGCTCGCGTATGCGGCAGCACGCGGAGACCTGGTGTAG
- a CDS encoding enoyl-CoA hydratase/isomerase family protein: MAGSFTTLALAVESGVLTILFNRPDRLNVFDAELGLELATALRSAQRDESIRCVLLTATGRAFCAGQDIRQLAGEMGPRDLGTYLREVVNPLIQRIRGLEKPVVAALNGIAAGVGASLALATDLRVAVPGAGLRMAFIHLGLVPDGGATYTLMQHAGYARAAELCLLGETLPAEEALHWGLYNRVVPEDELLPVARDLAGRLARLPAGALALTKRTLHDAWNATLDEQLEREAFAQSTLARTADHREGLAAFLEKRPPRFPAPEEL, from the coding sequence ATGGCGGGTAGCTTCACCACGCTGGCGCTGGCCGTCGAGAGCGGGGTACTGACCATCCTGTTCAACCGGCCCGATCGGCTGAACGTGTTCGATGCGGAACTGGGGTTGGAACTGGCGACGGCGTTGCGGTCGGCGCAGCGCGACGAGTCGATCCGGTGCGTGCTGCTGACCGCGACAGGCCGGGCGTTCTGCGCCGGTCAGGATATCCGACAACTCGCGGGCGAAATGGGACCGCGCGACCTCGGCACGTATTTGCGCGAAGTCGTCAATCCACTCATTCAGCGCATTCGTGGACTCGAGAAGCCGGTGGTCGCGGCGCTCAATGGCATTGCCGCCGGTGTTGGCGCGAGTCTGGCGCTGGCAACCGATCTGCGGGTTGCGGTGCCGGGAGCGGGCTTACGGATGGCATTCATCCATCTTGGGCTCGTGCCCGACGGCGGTGCCACCTATACGCTGATGCAACATGCCGGGTATGCCCGCGCGGCCGAACTGTGCCTGCTGGGTGAAACCCTGCCAGCGGAAGAAGCCCTGCACTGGGGGCTGTACAACCGCGTGGTGCCGGAAGATGAACTGCTGCCGGTGGCGCGCGATCTGGCGGGCCGGCTGGCACGGCTCCCGGCTGGAGCGCTGGCCCTGACCAAACGCACCCTGCACGATGCGTGGAACGCCACGCTCGATGAACAGCTTGAGCGCGAGGCGTTCGCTCAGAGCACCCTGGCACGTACGGCGGATCATCGAGAAGGCCTCGCCGCCTTCCTGGAGAAGCGCCCGCCGCGTTTTCCAGCCCCCGAGGAGTTGTGA
- a CDS encoding segregation/condensation protein A, protein MVSEEYRVHLDVFTGPLDLLLYLIRRDEVDILDIPIARITEQYLAHLRVLEQLDPDTIGEFLVMASTLIEIKSRQLLPTLPVDDFGSEDDPRAPLVRQLLEYKRFKDAARTLGEAAEERARRFVRRPVDLPPELQGVELEEAQVWDLLNAFGQIMAAIGRGPQQHEVLYDDTPLELHAAEVVAILEREGPKRFDELFESQPSRVHIIGRFLSLLELIRMRRIRAEQSNLFSAIYLFLVDEVGEPEEAPAPLPGS, encoded by the coding sequence ATGGTGTCCGAAGAGTACCGCGTCCATCTCGACGTCTTCACCGGGCCGCTGGACCTGTTGCTTTACCTGATCCGGCGTGATGAGGTGGACATCCTCGATATCCCGATCGCACGGATCACGGAGCAATATCTCGCACATCTCCGGGTACTTGAGCAGCTCGACCCGGACACGATCGGCGAGTTTCTCGTGATGGCGTCGACCCTGATCGAGATCAAATCGCGGCAACTGCTGCCGACCCTTCCCGTCGACGACTTCGGCAGCGAGGATGATCCGCGCGCCCCGCTCGTTCGCCAACTGCTCGAGTACAAGCGCTTCAAGGATGCCGCGCGGACACTGGGCGAGGCCGCCGAGGAGCGTGCCCGCCGCTTTGTCCGCCGTCCGGTCGATCTTCCGCCGGAACTTCAGGGAGTTGAGCTGGAGGAAGCCCAGGTCTGGGACCTGCTCAATGCTTTCGGCCAGATCATGGCCGCCATCGGCCGCGGCCCGCAGCAGCACGAGGTGCTTTACGACGACACCCCGCTCGAACTGCATGCGGCCGAGGTTGTGGCCATTCTCGAGCGCGAAGGTCCGAAACGATTCGATGAGCTTTTTGAATCACAGCCCTCACGCGTGCACATCATCGGGCGCTTCCTTTCATTGCTCGAGCTGATCCGCATGCGCCGGATCCGGGCCGAGCAAAGTAATCTCTTCAGTGCGATCTACCTCTTCCTGGTCGACGAGGTCGGCGAGCCGGAAGAAGCGCCCGCGCCTTTGCCCGGTAGCTGA
- a CDS encoding enoyl-CoA hydratase/isomerase family protein: MAGDLLITIESSVGVLRLNRPETLNALSVALMGELARELRQLDRHPQVNCLLLLGGPRAFASSLDVTEIVDASVVDMQARDPYGAWDVFHELRKPVLAGVAGYAVGAGCELALACDIVIAADTARFALPQTGLGIIPAAGGTQRLARCVGQAVALDMILTGRTLSAREALQLGLVSRVVPRENCDEEALALAREIARRPPLAIRAAKAAVQRAFETPLREGLVYERQACYLLFATDDQKEGMRAFLERRPAAFAGR; encoded by the coding sequence ATGGCCGGTGATCTGCTCATCACAATCGAAAGCAGTGTCGGCGTTCTCCGCCTCAATCGTCCGGAGACGCTGAATGCGTTATCCGTGGCGCTGATGGGTGAACTCGCCCGGGAACTGCGTCAACTCGACCGCCACCCGCAGGTGAACTGCCTGCTGTTGCTGGGTGGCCCGCGGGCGTTTGCCTCCTCGCTCGACGTCACCGAAATCGTGGACGCATCGGTCGTCGACATGCAGGCCCGCGATCCTTACGGGGCCTGGGACGTTTTTCACGAGCTGCGCAAACCGGTGCTGGCCGGCGTGGCCGGGTACGCGGTCGGGGCGGGCTGCGAACTCGCACTCGCCTGCGACATTGTGATCGCAGCCGACACGGCCCGCTTCGCGCTGCCACAGACGGGGCTCGGGATCATTCCCGCAGCGGGTGGTACCCAGCGCCTGGCGCGGTGTGTGGGGCAGGCGGTTGCGCTGGATATGATTCTCACCGGGCGGACACTCAGTGCGCGCGAAGCGCTGCAACTCGGGCTCGTGAGTCGCGTGGTGCCGCGCGAGAACTGCGACGAAGAGGCGCTCGCGCTCGCCCGCGAGATCGCCCGACGACCTCCGCTCGCCATTCGGGCCGCGAAAGCCGCAGTGCAGCGGGCTTTCGAGACGCCCCTGCGCGAAGGGCTCGTCTACGAGCGGCAGGCCTGCTACCTGCTCTTCGCGACGGACGATCAGAAAGAGGGGATGCGGGCATTTCTGGAGCGTCGTCCAGCCGCGTTCGCCGGACGCTGA
- a CDS encoding peptide chain release factor-like protein, with protein MPPLDPAVLRARLDWPDEALLGECDVHFHRTGGPGGQHRNKVSSAVRLVHRPTGFTVTGEERRSQHQNKANALLRLREAIAIGIRQPLPEAVRWPESVQIKAARLQVSEKNPAYWAVLALALDALAAHGAQVPAAAGALGVTTSSYTRFLADHPKAWIEANRLRKLAGLPGLKMR; from the coding sequence ATGCCACCGCTTGATCCGGCTGTACTCCGCGCTCGGTTGGACTGGCCGGATGAGGCCCTGCTCGGGGAATGTGACGTGCACTTTCACCGTACGGGTGGCCCTGGCGGGCAGCACCGCAACAAGGTGAGTTCCGCCGTGCGCCTGGTGCATCGCCCCACCGGGTTTACGGTGACAGGGGAAGAACGCCGCTCGCAGCACCAGAACAAGGCCAACGCTCTCCTCCGGTTGCGCGAAGCGATCGCGATAGGGATCCGGCAACCCCTGCCGGAAGCGGTGCGCTGGCCGGAGTCCGTCCAGATCAAGGCGGCGCGGCTTCAAGTAAGCGAAAAGAATCCCGCGTACTGGGCGGTACTCGCGCTTGCGTTGGATGCGCTGGCGGCGCACGGTGCCCAGGTGCCGGCGGCTGCCGGGGCGCTGGGGGTGACGACCTCGAGCTACACGCGTTTCCTGGCGGACCATCCGAAGGCGTGGATCGAAGCGAACCGGCTGCGCAAGTTGGCGGGCCTGCCCGGGCTGAAGATGCGCTGA
- a CDS encoding STAS domain-containing protein: MTSHAAPRIAFARSAEQIYLHVGGQATHRVALVADALTQELLARVVDRPAVILDLSGARFLDSTFAGWLLRLRNQLRRIDGQLVLTGTGDGGAGALQTMGLAELFHCREITPPPRLQAVPCPEEEIDVPTIEFMLHAHEELAAESPANAGAFEAIAAQLRRELARRTPCAPPPPNDPQV; encoded by the coding sequence ATGACCTCGCATGCGGCTCCACGAATCGCGTTTGCCCGCTCGGCCGAGCAGATCTACCTGCATGTCGGGGGACAAGCCACGCATCGCGTCGCGCTGGTGGCCGATGCACTGACCCAGGAGCTGCTGGCGCGGGTGGTCGATCGGCCGGCGGTGATCCTGGATCTCAGCGGAGCACGGTTCCTTGACAGCACATTCGCCGGCTGGCTGCTGCGGTTGCGGAACCAGCTTCGCCGAATCGATGGGCAATTGGTGCTGACGGGGACCGGCGACGGTGGGGCTGGCGCGCTGCAGACCATGGGGCTGGCCGAACTTTTTCACTGTCGGGAAATCACGCCACCGCCGCGTCTGCAAGCGGTACCCTGTCCCGAGGAAGAAATCGACGTCCCCACGATCGAATTCATGCTGCATGCTCACGAAGAACTCGCCGCCGAAAGTCCCGCCAACGCGGGCGCATTTGAGGCCATCGCCGCACAATTGCGGCGGGAGCTGGCGCGCCGTACCCCCTGCGCCCCACCGCCCCCGAACGATCCGCAGGTCTAG
- the nadC gene encoding carboxylating nicotinate-nucleotide diphosphorylase, which yields MWSQRTRQLVELACEEDLGLEGDITSALLPEGAAEVVARLVPREPGVLCGLQLGPTICELFSKRLGRALEFGPPAGPRSFNDGDVAEAGTAVATVRGALSAVLAVERTLLNFLGRMSGIATYTQAYVVAARAVNPEIRVLDTRKTLPGWRELDRYAVRIGGARNHRDGLYDAVLFKDNHLAGVPLDELAETLTDWLTGLRSTPKFIEVEVDGLDQFAEVCQVSAVDVVLLDNFTPEQLRAAVQYRDAHSLRGKLALEASGGITLETVATIAETGIDRISIGDLTHSVAALDIGLDL from the coding sequence ATGTGGTCGCAGCGCACCCGCCAACTGGTTGAGCTTGCGTGCGAGGAGGATCTCGGCCTGGAGGGGGATATCACCTCGGCGCTGCTGCCCGAAGGGGCGGCGGAGGTTGTGGCACGGCTCGTCCCGCGCGAACCGGGTGTACTCTGTGGCCTCCAACTCGGTCCGACGATCTGCGAGCTGTTCAGCAAGCGCCTCGGCCGCGCCCTGGAGTTCGGCCCGCCGGCAGGACCGCGCAGTTTCAACGATGGGGATGTGGCCGAGGCCGGCACCGCGGTGGCAACCGTTCGCGGGGCCTTGTCGGCGGTCCTCGCGGTGGAACGAACGCTGTTGAATTTCCTCGGACGGATGAGCGGCATCGCGACCTACACCCAGGCATATGTCGTCGCGGCCCGGGCGGTGAACCCCGAGATTCGTGTGCTGGACACCCGGAAAACACTCCCGGGCTGGCGCGAGCTCGATCGCTATGCTGTGCGTATCGGGGGCGCCCGTAACCACCGTGACGGCCTGTACGACGCGGTGCTCTTCAAGGACAACCACCTCGCGGGTGTGCCGCTCGATGAACTCGCCGAAACCCTTACGGACTGGCTCACGGGGCTGCGCAGCACGCCCAAGTTCATCGAGGTTGAGGTTGACGGCCTTGACCAGTTCGCAGAGGTCTGCCAAGTTTCCGCGGTCGATGTCGTGCTGCTCGACAACTTCACACCTGAGCAGTTGCGGGCGGCCGTACAGTACCGTGATGCCCACAGTCTACGGGGCAAGCTCGCCCTGGAGGCCAGCGGAGGCATCACGCTCGAAACCGTCGCCACGATCGCGGAGACGGGCATTGACCGGATCTCCATCGGGGATCTGACGCACTCGGTGGCGGCGCTCGACATCGGCCTTGATCTGTAG